The Coprobacillus cateniformis DNA window TGAAATCTCTCAAGAAATTGATCAAACTTATCATTTAGAAGTCTCTTTTAATCAAGAGAATACAGAGATTAATTTTGATAAATTATGTATTTATCTTTTTACATTAGCCTGGGTTTTTGCTCCTAAAGTAGAGGTCAATTTTTTATGTGAATTTTTATCATACACTTTTTATATAAGTGCATTTTTAATCTATGCTTCGTCTCGAGTGAGATTATTTCTCTTTAAAATCGTTCGTTTCTTTGAAAAATAATTTGACAATCCCTAAGGGAATGGCTTTATAGTGGAGTGAGGAGGGATGGTTTATGATTATTTATATAAGTATTATTTTTATCTTCATTTGTATTCTTTTATTCATCAAATATCTATATCGTTATTATAAGACAAAAATGCTTTATAAAAGTTTTTATCTTGATAAAAGAGATACTGAAGAAGAAATCACAAAAGAATACTTTAAGAAAATTAAAAATCCTGATATTGATGAGGGTGTCTATAATGATTTAGAATTAGATCAGATTTTTAATATCGTGAATAGGACATATAGTGATGTTGGAAAAGAATATATGTATGGACAAATGTTTATATCAAACCATTGTCATAAAGATTTGGAAAATATCATTGAGAAATTAAAAAATGAAAAACTTTTAAAAAAGGTTTTATATGAACTCTATAGTTTATCAAGAGGATATACTCCTTCACTACAATTTTTTGAACAAGACAATATGTTTACACAAAGGGATACAATTAGTATTTTTTTATCAACACTCATTTTATCTAGTCTTATATTAAGTTGTTTTTTTGATATAATGATGGTTAAATATGTTGTATTATGGTTAATGATTCAAGTAGGTCTTTATACACACTATGTTAAAAAAACAGATGATATGATGAGTCAGTGTATGAGTTATTCTTTTGTTGTAGAATGTCTGAAGTCTCTTCAAAGATTTCATTTGTTTTCAACAGAAGAAAGTAAAAAAATATATAAAATGATAAATAGGGCTAATCGTTATACTCTTGTGAGTAGAGTTATTGGAACTCTAAGTCAAATAGATATATTTTATCTTATGGAGTTTATAAAAGGAATCTTTTTTTTACCAATATATCAATGTTATTTTTTACTAAAACATAAGAATGAACTAGGGGAAGATTTTTTAGAGATGTATGAATATGTTGGAAAAGTTGAAACAGCTGTTTCTATTCTTTCATTGCGTCATCAGTACCAGACATGTATTCCAGAGGTTTCATCTGTGCCAATTGTACAATTTAAGAATTGTTATCATCCAATTATTAAGAATCCTGTAAAAAATAGTTTTTCTACAGATACATCTTGTATGATTACAGGTTCAAATGCATCAGGTAAATCTACTTTTTTGAAAACCGTGGGTATAAATATGATTATGGCAAAAGCATATCATACATGTTTTGCTGATGAGTTTGTTTATTATCCATTTCAGCTTTACACATCAATTCATATTCAAGATAATCTAAAGACTGGTGAAAGTTATTATATAAGGGAGATAAAAACTTTGAAAACAATTTTAAACATGATGTCAACACACCAGTGTTTAATACTTATTGATGAAATTTTAAGAGGTACCAATGAGAAAGAAAGAATTGCGATTTCCAAAGTTGTATTAAAGTATATGTTTGAAAGTCAATCCTTGATATTTGTAACAACACATGATTTATCTATTGTTGATGCTTTTAGCAATATCTCTCAATATTGTTTTAATGATGACATTGTTGATAAGATATGGAAGAGTGATTATAAAATAAAAGCAGGAGTTTGTAAAGTTGGAAATGCTATTAAGCTTTTAGAGGTATATGGTTTTGATAGCAAAATTGTAGAACAGTTAAAAAAGCCTTATTAGGCTTTTTCTTGTGGCAACATGTTTTCAAAGACTTCAGATTCTTGATTGATACTTTGATCTATTTCTTCATCTAAATCATCAAAATCAAATTGCTTGACAGCCTTTACAACTCTAAATGCAGTTGTTGCATTGTGCAGGACTGGTCTTAATTGATTCACAATAGGAATAATTTGATTGGCTGTATAAAGTGTTTTTTGAGCAGTCCTAATTGTTGAAGACATTGATAATTGATTCAGTGAATATTTCATTGATTGAAGCAGTGATGGTTTCATCCCCATCATTCCCATAGGATACATCATAGATTGCTGTGGCATATAAGGATATGGATAAGGATTACCTGGAAATTGTGGATACATCATAACACCTCCTATATTAGTATATGTTTATTTTATAAAGGTGTTAGTTATTTATCATGATTTATGAAATAAGATTTGATTTGATATTTGAATTATGTTTTGATACATGGTGAGATATTTTTCTAGATGGTTTATTCCTAACTGTGTTATCGAATAATATTTTCGAGTTGGACCAAGTGGAGATTTTGCTTTACGACATCGAATAAACTCTTTTTTCTCCAAACGTGATAATATGGGATAAAGTGTTCCTTCAATAATATTTTTAAGTCCTGCATCACTTAATTTTAATAGAATATCATAGCCATATGTTTCTTCCTGACTAATAATTTTAAGCACACATCCTTCTAATATCCCTTTAAGTAGTTGACTTTCGTCCATACATTTCCCTCTTTTCTAATTATTTCATTGATTAAGACTTTGATCAAAGATATCAATTTGTTTTTCATGTATCATTTGATATAATTTTAGTCTTGCTATTCTGCCTTTGTCAAGAAGCTTATAGATAGGAATTTCTATAATGAGGAGTAAGCTTGTAAATAGCATTGCATTAGGAGTTTCACTTGTTATAAAAGTGCCAATAATAATAATGAGCACCATAATTATAAAGCATATACTTCCATAATGATCCATGCGCTTATCTTTTTGAAATCTTTCCTCATACCATGTCTGGACATCTAAAGGGATTAAATTCTTCTTTTTTTGTTTTACACAATATTTATTATATTTCTTTCGCATTTGCATAATATTCTCGTTCATAACACTATCATCAAAAGAAAAATAGTTTTCTTCCTGTTGATCAATACGTTTTTGCTGGTTCTTGTGTAAGGTGCATATTGTATATATACTCAATGTGAGGAATAAGAAAAGCCATCGTGGTAAAGGAATCAAAGAATCAATTTGTTCTGGTATAAAAAATATGCTTATAAAAATAATAAAAAAGAGAATCACTGTGATGATATTATCAACTTTTTTTGTATACCATGAATATTTAAAAATAAGTTTTCTGGTTAATAATTTAAAGAGAATGAAAATAAATAAAGAAATAAACATGGAACAAAAGAAGGCACCCATCTTTACATGAGTTGTCCATGGCGAATAAACACCATCAAAAAAATCTACAATTAATCCTATAGTTGTTAATATAAATGCGATAAGGGATAATATACGATAGGCATTTAAAAATTGAAATATTCTATGAAGAGGAGTATTGGTGTGGCTTTTTACCAATTGGTCGCAGAAAAGTTTCATATCAGAGCCGATCACATCTTCAAGTGGACGAGAATCTTCTTGAGCAGATAACAATAAATCTACAACTTCATTCATAATGACACTTAAATTATCACCGGGAAATAGGATGGCTTCAATATATATAGCCATTTTCTCATAAGCTGATTTGTATTCGTTTGTTAACTTTTGAGCATAGTCATCGTAGTTAATATCATTTATCATTCCTCCTACTCCTTGTTTATACATAGTACCTAGTATGAGTATAACATACTACTATGCTATGTCAAGTAGTAACGTGAAAATACAAAAAAGTAACTATTCAAGCAAAGTATTTTGCTTTTTGAATTGAATTATAGTATAATCAAAAGGCTTGAAAGGAGGCGTTATAATGAAATTATATGAACAATATCAATTTAACCCATTTGTCAAAGAGACAATTACTGAATTAAAATTTGAATCGCCTACAAAAATTCAAAAAGAAATTATACCTTTAGTATATAAACAAAGAGATATTATTGGAATCTCACAAACTGGAACAGGGAAAACACATGCTTTTTTGATTCCAATTATGGATATGATTGATGTCACATCAGACTGTGTGCAAGCAGTTATCACAGCACCAACGAGAGAATTAGCTTCACAAATATATGAACATGCCAAACTTTTTATGAAGTATAATCAAGATTTACGTGTTTCTTTAATTATTGGTGGAAGTGATAAACAAAAGGCTATTGATAAATTAACGATTCAACCTCATATTGTTATTGGAACACCAGGAAGAATTAAAGATTTATCATTAGATGAACAAGCTTTAAAAATCACTACAGCAGATATCTTTGTCATTGATGAAGCAGATATGACATTGGAATTTGGATATCTGGAAGATATTGATGCTGTTTTAGGAAAGATGAAAGAAAATCTTCAGATGATGGTTTTTTCAGCAACAATTCCACAAATGTTAAGACCTTTTTTACAAAAATATATGCAAAATCCTAAAATGGTTGAAATTGATGAACAATTAACAACAACTCGTAATGTTTCACATTATTTAGTTCCAACAAAACATCGTGACCGTTATCAAGTTTTAAAGCAAATTATGGGTATTATTGATCCTTACATTTGTTTGATTTTCTGTAATAAGAGAACGGAAGCTGCTGACTTGACTATGAAATTAAGAAATGATGGTTATAAGGTTGGAGAGATTCATGGGGACTTAGAACCAAGAGAACGTCGTCAAATGATGAGACGTATTAAAAATATGGACTATCAATATATTGTTGCTACTGATATTGCAGCAAGAGGTATTGATATTGATGGTGCAAGCCATATTATTAATATGGAATTCCCAACTGAACTTGATTTCTATATTCATAGAAGCGGTCGTTGTGGTCGTGGAAAATATACTGGTGAATGTTATAGTATGTATGATACAAGCAATCAGAATATTGTTCAGGCATTAGAAAAGAAGGGGATTACTTTTGAAATGAAAGAAGTCAAAGGTGATCAATTCGTTGATACTAAAGATCGTGAAAAACGTAAATCACGTGAAAAACATCAAACAGAATTAGAAAAGAAAATTACGTCTATTGTAAGAAAGCCAACAAAAGTGAAACCAGGCTATAAGAAAAAGCGTAAAAGAGTTATTGAAAAAATGGTTAAGCAAGAAAAAAGAGCAATGATTAAACAAGATATTAAGCGACAGAAAAAAGAACGTGCAAAACAAGCACAAAGGGAAAAACGTGAAAGAGAGGAATAAAATGAATGTTGAAAATTGGTAGTCATGTTTCCATGAGTGGAAAAGAAATGATGTTAGGTTCTGTAAAAGAAGCATTATCATATGGTTCAACAACTTTTATGTTTTATACAGGAGCACCACAGAACACTGCTAGAAAACCAATTGATCAATTGAGAATTGATGAAGCAAAGGCATTGATGGCAGAAAACAATATTAATATAGATGATGTTGTTGTTCATGCTCCTTATATAATTAATTTGGCAAATACAATAAAACCTGAAACTTTTGAATTGGCTGTTCGTTTTTTAAAACAGGAAATTGCACGATGTGAAGCTATTGGTATTTCAAAATTGGTTTTACATCCAGGAGCACATGTCAAAGCTGGCGACGAAATTGGACTTCAACAGATTGTGAATGGTTTAAATCAAGTTCTTGATAAAGATCAAACTGTGCATATTGCTTTAGAAACAATGGCAGGTAAGGGCAGTGAATTGGGGCGTGATTTTGATCAGTTAAAATATATTATTGAACATGTTGAACATAATGAATTGTTAGGGGTTTGTTTAGATACATGTCATTTACATGATGGCGGTTATGATTTAACAAAATTTGAAGATATTCTTGATGAGTTTGATGAAAAGATTGGTTTGGATCGTTTGCTTGTTGTTCATGTGAATGATTCTAAGAATGAAAGAGGAGCTCATAAAGATAGACATGAAAATATTGGATATGGTTATATTGGATTTGAGACATTGAATTCGATTGTTCATCATCCAAAATTAAAAGATGTTCCTAAGATATTAGAAACACCTTACATAGATGAACATGCTCCATATAAAGAAGAAATTGATATGTTAAAAAATCAAATCTTCAATAATGGTTTGAAATAATTGTTTAATAAACCAATAATCTTTTGACAAGTGAATTCACTTGTCAATTTTTTTATATAGTTTTCTAGTACAAATTGATATTGATCATGAACCAAAGCATATTGGTTATTTTTAATGATTGATAAAACTGTCTCCTGAGTTTCCTCATCTAATTCAATATCAAATTCTTGTAATAAAATCTTAAAGTCTTCAAGTTTTAATTTAGATATATATTCACTATTTTGGTCTCGCATCTTTTGTTCCTCCTACATATAAACTATGTAAAAAATCTCTAAAGAATGACTATTCCCATATAAAAAGTTTTGAAAATAAAGAACCTGTTATGTAAGTTTATGAATTTTAAATACGAAAAAAGGCTTAAGTAAATACTCAAACCTTTGTCATATTTATAATTTCTTCTTTTAATACTTTAACCATATCTTCTTGTCTGACTTTTTTAATAATTTCTCCTTTTTTAATAAGGAGTCCCTCCTTTACACCACCAGCAATTGCGATATCAGCATGTTTTGCTTCACCAGGACCATTAACTGCACAGCCCATGATAGCAACTGTAATATCTTTATGAATAGTATTTAAGAAATCTTCTATTTCACTTGCAATGGGAATGAGATCATATTGAATTCTTCCACACGTTGGACAAGAGACTAGCGTAGGAACATTTTCAATCAATTCTAATTCTTTTAATAAAGTTTTCGCAACTTTGATTTCTTCAACAGGGTCATCACTTAAAGAGACACGAATAGTGTTTCCAATACCTTGATAAAGAAGTGTTCCAATCCCCAAACTTGATTTAATCGTTCCACCAAGTTTAGTCCCTGCTTCAGTAACACCAATATGGAGAGGGCAATCAAAAGTTTGACTTGCTAATTGATAAGCTTCAATAGTTAATAATGTATTTGAAGATTTTAATGAGATTGCATAGTCATGAAAATTTAGTGATTCTAGTATATCAATATGTTTCTTAGCACTTTCAATCATTCCTTGAGCTGTAGGTTTACCATATTTTTGAAGAATATCTTTTTCTAATGAACCACTATTAACACCAATACGGATGGGAATATGTTTTTTTTGACAAGCTTCTACAACAGTTTTGACCTTGTCTATTGAACCTATATTTCCAGGATTGATTCTGATTTTATCAATACCATTTTCAATCGCAGTCAGTGCAAGTTTATAATCAAAGTGAATATCAGCAATTAAAGGTATATGAATGCTTTTTTTGATAGTAGATATTGCTTTTGCATCATCTTTATCAAAGACAGCAACTCTTACCATTTCACAACCAGCTTCTTCCAATTTGAGAATTTGGTTTATTGTATTTTTTGTATCTTTGGTTTTTGTATTGCACATTGATTGAATAATCACATGTTGATTTCCACCTAATGTTAAATTTCCAACTTTAAATGATTTCGTTTCATGTCTTAACATAATTATCTAACCTCGTTTCTACTCTTATTATACCATATTTTATCATCTAGCCAATAAAAGAAGTCATAACGCATAATTTTGTCGTCAATATTTAGGGAATATGCTAAAATGAAAGTAAGGTAGGTGTTGAATTGGAGGGATATTATGGATAATCATACGAGTATGAGCGAAACACAACAACTGAAATCTGCTATTCAATATATTATAACTGGTTTCCTATTTGCCAGTTTAACTATTGATATAGGGTGGATACCTGAAATTGAAGGGCTTATTTCTGTTTTATGGTTTTTTATTGGATTAAGAATGACTAAAGGTCTCAATTGGAAATTCAAATATGCATATTATCTTAGTCTCTATTTTTTGTTTGCATACTTATTAACAACAATTGTTAATATTCAAACACCGCTCACATTACCTAGTTATTACTATACTACTCATGCTATTTTAAAAGTTATACAAATGACTTTAGTGTTTTTAGGGATGAAAGAAAATTCTTCTTCCATGCGTTTAGATATCACTTTATTTTCTTATTATATGATTTGTTTAATTGGTACTTTTCTTGGTGGAGATGATGTATCATTTCTCATTTGGGGAAGTGTACTGTTATTCATATATATAGTTTATCGTCAATTAAAAAAGTGTAAGCAAGATGCTATAGACTGTCATCTAGTTATGGAATCAAACAATAGAATTTCTACAGGCGTCATTATTATTGGATATTGTATAAGTCTTTTTGTGGTTGGTTATATCATTATTTGGATCTGGCCTCTTATTTCATATAATTACCATGATCTTTATAAACCTACTTATCATAATTTAGATGTTTTAGATGTCACCAATCAAATTGAAGGATGGGATAGTGCAACTATTTATAATATGAATGAGTATCAAAATCTTTATGTATTTCATAAGCAGGAGAAATTAGATAAAAGATATGCAATGATTGATTCAGAGATATATTGTAATTATGGACATGATAAGTATGATGTTGAAGTTGGTATGATAGATTTTGCGAATGGTGAACAATCGTATCAAATTGATGAGAGAATACCTGATTATTTAACTCAAATTGATTCGTTTTTTAATAGTTCATCTTCGGGACGAAGATACTATCGCGTATTTGTAAATCCATTTGATGAAACTCTTAATGTAACATTAGAGATTCTAGCACCTGTTTCAACAATTTATAACGAAGATGACGAAGAGCAGAGTATTGCTATAACTGGTGAATTTAAATATTATGAATATGGAGATACTTATTTTGGTGATATGCATAACTACAAATCTCAAAGTTTTTATGCGTATGTTTATAAAAGCAAATGGGTATTTAACGACTAGAGAATATTTTTTATCTTTTTGCTATAATTTAATATTTTTATCATAATATATAGTGGTGATCATTATATGTTATGGATTATAACAATTATAGAATTTTTAATTGGTTCAGTTTTGCATTTTGTATATGATATCTTTCCTTATTCTGTGGTTGCTCTTATAGCTCCAGTCAATGAAAGTATTTTTGAACACTTAAAGTTAGTTTTGTATCCTATGCTATTTATTGATATTATTTTGTTATTGAGAAATAAAAAAACATATTCATTGACAAGTATGTTAGTGGGGATAATCACTGGTATATTAAGTGTGGTACTAATTTATTACTTCTATCATTATGGTTTAGGCATTGAAAGCCTTATTGTAGATATTGTATTATTATTTGTGGGAATCCTGCTTGGAAATGTAATGATGATTATTGTTGATAAACATCATTGGAATATGGATTGGCGCATTAATCTTATTATTCTTGTTGCATTGATTGTTCTTTTTAGTGTATGGACTTTTTATCCACCTGATTTGCCTATTTTCATAGATAACAGTAAAGCAGTGCTATCATAGCACTGCTTTTAAATGAGTTCTTCAAATTGATTAAGAATATTTTCAAAATAATGGAAGGCATCATCATAGAGTTGATTTTCTAATGGATTGACAAGAGCATCCTTTAATAAATCAACTGGATCTTTGCTACCTCCAGATTTTAGGAAATTCAAGTATGCCTCTTTCTGTTTTTGATCTCCATCAAGTATACGAGAAACAATTGCTAAGGCAACAGTCATACCCAATGTGTATTTATATACATAATAATTATAATAGAAGTGAGGAATATAGAAGCATGAATGACTCACATATTGGTCCATAGTAACATCAGGTCCAAAATATTCAGCATTCTTACTCATATATAAATCAGTAATCATTTGAGCTGACATGGGTTTTCCTTCTTGAGCCCAAGTATGCAGAATATGTTCAAAGTCAGCATACATTGGTTGTCTAAAAATAAGTCCAACACAATTTTCTAATAATTCATAAAGGAAATAGGCTTTTTCTTCTTTAGACGAAGCATG harbors:
- a CDS encoding MutS-related protein, whose product is MIIYISIIFIFICILLFIKYLYRYYKTKMLYKSFYLDKRDTEEEITKEYFKKIKNPDIDEGVYNDLELDQIFNIVNRTYSDVGKEYMYGQMFISNHCHKDLENIIEKLKNEKLLKKVLYELYSLSRGYTPSLQFFEQDNMFTQRDTISIFLSTLILSSLILSCFFDIMMVKYVVLWLMIQVGLYTHYVKKTDDMMSQCMSYSFVVECLKSLQRFHLFSTEESKKIYKMINRANRYTLVSRVIGTLSQIDIFYLMEFIKGIFFLPIYQCYFLLKHKNELGEDFLEMYEYVGKVETAVSILSLRHQYQTCIPEVSSVPIVQFKNCYHPIIKNPVKNSFSTDTSCMITGSNASGKSTFLKTVGINMIMAKAYHTCFADEFVYYPFQLYTSIHIQDNLKTGESYYIREIKTLKTILNMMSTHQCLILIDEILRGTNEKERIAISKVVLKYMFESQSLIFVTTHDLSIVDAFSNISQYCFNDDIVDKIWKSDYKIKAGVCKVGNAIKLLEVYGFDSKIVEQLKKPY
- a CDS encoding PadR family transcriptional regulator translates to MDESQLLKGILEGCVLKIISQEETYGYDILLKLSDAGLKNIIEGTLYPILSRLEKKEFIRCRKAKSPLGPTRKYYSITQLGINHLEKYLTMYQNIIQISNQILFHKS
- a CDS encoding DUF1048 domain-containing protein, coding for MINDINYDDYAQKLTNEYKSAYEKMAIYIEAILFPGDNLSVIMNEVVDLLLSAQEDSRPLEDVIGSDMKLFCDQLVKSHTNTPLHRIFQFLNAYRILSLIAFILTTIGLIVDFFDGVYSPWTTHVKMGAFFCSMFISLFIFILFKLLTRKLIFKYSWYTKKVDNIITVILFFIIFISIFFIPEQIDSLIPLPRWLFLFLTLSIYTICTLHKNQQKRIDQQEENYFSFDDSVMNENIMQMRKKYNKYCVKQKKKNLIPLDVQTWYEERFQKDKRMDHYGSICFIIMVLIIIIGTFITSETPNAMLFTSLLLIIEIPIYKLLDKGRIARLKLYQMIHEKQIDIFDQSLNQ
- a CDS encoding DEAD/DEAH box helicase, whose amino-acid sequence is MKLYEQYQFNPFVKETITELKFESPTKIQKEIIPLVYKQRDIIGISQTGTGKTHAFLIPIMDMIDVTSDCVQAVITAPTRELASQIYEHAKLFMKYNQDLRVSLIIGGSDKQKAIDKLTIQPHIVIGTPGRIKDLSLDEQALKITTADIFVIDEADMTLEFGYLEDIDAVLGKMKENLQMMVFSATIPQMLRPFLQKYMQNPKMVEIDEQLTTTRNVSHYLVPTKHRDRYQVLKQIMGIIDPYICLIFCNKRTEAADLTMKLRNDGYKVGEIHGDLEPRERRQMMRRIKNMDYQYIVATDIAARGIDIDGASHIINMEFPTELDFYIHRSGRCGRGKYTGECYSMYDTSNQNIVQALEKKGITFEMKEVKGDQFVDTKDREKRKSREKHQTELEKKITSIVRKPTKVKPGYKKKRKRVIEKMVKQEKRAMIKQDIKRQKKERAKQAQREKREREE
- a CDS encoding deoxyribonuclease IV, producing MKIGSHVSMSGKEMMLGSVKEALSYGSTTFMFYTGAPQNTARKPIDQLRIDEAKALMAENNINIDDVVVHAPYIINLANTIKPETFELAVRFLKQEIARCEAIGISKLVLHPGAHVKAGDEIGLQQIVNGLNQVLDKDQTVHIALETMAGKGSELGRDFDQLKYIIEHVEHNELLGVCLDTCHLHDGGYDLTKFEDILDEFDEKIGLDRLLVVHVNDSKNERGAHKDRHENIGYGYIGFETLNSIVHHPKLKDVPKILETPYIDEHAPYKEEIDMLKNQIFNNGLK
- the ispG gene encoding flavodoxin-dependent (E)-4-hydroxy-3-methylbut-2-enyl-diphosphate synthase, with the protein product MLRHETKSFKVGNLTLGGNQHVIIQSMCNTKTKDTKNTINQILKLEEAGCEMVRVAVFDKDDAKAISTIKKSIHIPLIADIHFDYKLALTAIENGIDKIRINPGNIGSIDKVKTVVEACQKKHIPIRIGVNSGSLEKDILQKYGKPTAQGMIESAKKHIDILESLNFHDYAISLKSSNTLLTIEAYQLASQTFDCPLHIGVTEAGTKLGGTIKSSLGIGTLLYQGIGNTIRVSLSDDPVEEIKVAKTLLKELELIENVPTLVSCPTCGRIQYDLIPIASEIEDFLNTIHKDITVAIMGCAVNGPGEAKHADIAIAGGVKEGLLIKKGEIIKKVRQEDMVKVLKEEIINMTKV
- a CDS encoding DUF6512 family protein, with the translated sequence MLWIITIIEFLIGSVLHFVYDIFPYSVVALIAPVNESIFEHLKLVLYPMLFIDIILLLRNKKTYSLTSMLVGIITGILSVVLIYYFYHYGLGIESLIVDIVLLFVGILLGNVMMIIVDKHHWNMDWRINLIILVALIVLFSVWTFYPPDLPIFIDNSKAVLS